The Anaerolineae bacterium genome includes a window with the following:
- a CDS encoding CBS domain-containing protein, producing the protein MEIILTHENADFDALASLLAAAKVYPPAIPVLPHRLNRNVREFLSLYRDELPFFSPKDLPRLPVTRVIVVDTQSFVSLKGISPQTHILFIDHHPLSRELDERMSYIGGDTGATTTILVEKLQEMKVAITPLEATLFLLGIYEDTGFLSYAGTTPRDVRCVAWLLERGADLSSAPSFLRYPLSEAQRELYNKLLNGSYPYELHGHSIIISMARAQGYVEEISTLAHLLRDLLEPDALFVLVDMGDRIQMVARSSVDSVDAGLIAARMGGGGHSKAAAAFLQGLTLSQARDMLLEILNSSIKPGITVSRIMSYGVHSLSPETTVNEAAEAMRKYGHEGFPVVEDGKVVGILTRREIDKALQHGLGRNPIKFYMHKGDVSVSPDDPVEKVQKVMLEHGIGQVPVVSEGKVIGIVTRTDLIKLWSGGIATKPASEIARKLEKALPPPLMDILKKAGEKAHQLGFSLYIVGGFVRDLLLGMPTLDLDLVVEGDAIALAKALARDFDGRVRSHTRFGTAKLIIENPQKLALGYPHHLDFTSARIEFYEHPSALPEVEMSSIKQDLYRRDFTINTLAISLNPERFGELYDFYGGLKDLERGLIRVLHNLSFVEDPTRILRAVRLEQRLGFQIESRTLELVDNALDLLDKVSGERIYHELRLTLQESEPEKALRRLEEIKVLKKIHPALDGNGWITEKFRALREEIPIAQEIGYDLSSPSPSRRAHYEPIGALYLALLTYRMRPEDLETLIRRLHPPQDDSSLMRELQAFKEILKGLSEGDLPPSAIYRLLSPYSDRARFLARLLTDSWLARQRLDLYQRNLRFVRPEIDGHYLQEVMKIPPGPVYRKILLALKDARLDGKVSSLEEEIALVEKILAS; encoded by the coding sequence ATGGAAATAATCCTTACCCACGAGAACGCCGACTTCGATGCGCTGGCTTCCCTTTTAGCAGCAGCCAAAGTTTATCCTCCAGCTATCCCTGTTCTCCCACACCGCCTCAACCGCAATGTGCGGGAGTTCCTTTCCCTTTACAGGGATGAGTTACCCTTTTTTTCACCCAAGGATTTGCCCCGCCTCCCTGTAACCAGGGTTATAGTCGTTGATACCCAGAGCTTTGTTTCCCTTAAAGGGATAAGCCCGCAAACTCACATCCTCTTTATTGACCATCACCCCCTTTCGCGAGAATTGGATGAAAGGATGAGCTACATCGGTGGGGATACAGGAGCTACCACCACTATCCTGGTGGAAAAGCTCCAGGAAATGAAGGTGGCCATAACTCCCCTTGAGGCTACCCTTTTCCTCCTGGGGATATATGAGGACACCGGGTTCCTCTCATATGCCGGCACAACTCCGAGGGATGTCCGATGCGTTGCTTGGCTTCTGGAGCGCGGGGCTGACCTTTCATCCGCCCCTTCTTTCCTGCGTTACCCCCTTTCGGAAGCGCAGAGGGAATTATACAATAAACTCCTCAACGGCTCTTACCCTTATGAGCTCCACGGTCACTCCATAATTATTTCCATGGCCCGGGCCCAGGGTTACGTTGAAGAAATTTCAACTCTTGCTCACCTCCTCCGGGACCTTCTGGAACCCGATGCTCTATTCGTCCTGGTGGATATGGGGGATAGAATCCAGATGGTAGCCCGCAGTTCGGTGGATAGCGTAGATGCGGGGCTCATAGCCGCCAGGATGGGAGGAGGAGGACATTCCAAAGCTGCTGCGGCCTTTCTCCAGGGATTAACCCTATCCCAGGCCCGGGATATGCTCCTGGAAATACTCAATTCTTCCATAAAACCTGGAATAACCGTATCCCGCATAATGTCTTATGGAGTCCACTCCCTTTCCCCGGAAACCACGGTGAATGAAGCCGCTGAAGCTATGAGAAAATACGGCCACGAAGGCTTCCCCGTGGTAGAGGACGGGAAGGTAGTGGGAATCTTAACCCGCCGCGAAATTGACAAAGCCTTACAGCACGGCCTTGGCCGAAATCCGATAAAGTTCTACATGCATAAAGGGGATGTAAGTGTCTCTCCTGATGATCCGGTGGAGAAGGTTCAGAAAGTTATGCTTGAACATGGCATAGGCCAGGTGCCAGTGGTATCAGAAGGAAAAGTCATCGGAATTGTAACCCGAACGGACCTCATAAAGCTCTGGAGCGGAGGCATAGCCACTAAGCCGGCCTCGGAAATCGCCCGAAAGTTGGAAAAAGCCTTACCACCACCCCTTATGGATATCCTGAAAAAGGCTGGAGAGAAAGCCCATCAGCTCGGCTTCTCGCTCTACATAGTTGGAGGATTTGTGCGGGACCTCCTTTTGGGCATGCCAACCCTCGATCTGGACCTGGTGGTGGAAGGAGATGCTATAGCTCTGGCCAAAGCCCTGGCCAGGGATTTTGACGGGAGGGTAAGGAGCCACACCCGCTTTGGGACCGCCAAACTTATAATTGAAAACCCTCAAAAGCTTGCCCTGGGTTACCCACACCACTTGGATTTTACCTCTGCCCGCATTGAGTTCTACGAACACCCTTCTGCCCTCCCCGAAGTGGAAATGAGCTCTATCAAACAGGACCTTTATCGACGGGATTTTACCATAAATACCCTGGCTATATCCCTGAATCCGGAAAGGTTTGGTGAACTCTACGACTTCTACGGAGGGCTTAAAGACCTGGAGAGAGGCCTTATTAGAGTGCTCCACAACCTCAGTTTTGTGGAGGATCCAACCCGCATCCTGAGGGCCGTGAGGCTTGAGCAACGCCTGGGCTTCCAGATAGAAAGCCGAACCCTGGAACTGGTGGACAACGCCCTGGATCTGCTGGACAAGGTAAGTGGCGAAAGGATTTACCACGAACTTCGCCTAACCCTTCAGGAAAGCGAGCCCGAGAAAGCTCTAAGGCGCCTTGAGGAAATAAAAGTTCTCAAGAAAATCCATCCCGCTCTGGATGGGAACGGATGGATAACTGAGAAGTTCCGAGCCTTGAGGGAGGAAATCCCCATCGCTCAGGAAATAGGCTATGACCTCTCTTCACCTTCCCCAAGCCGAAGAGCCCACTATGAGCCTATAGGCGCTCTCTATCTTGCCCTTCTAACTTACAGGATGAGGCCGGAAGATCTGGAAACCCTGATAAGGCGCCTACATCCTCCCCAAGATGATTCCTCCTTGATGCGGGAGCTTCAAGCCTTCAAGGAAATTCTCAAAGGGCTTTCGGAAGGCGACCTTCCACCCAGCGCTATCTACAGACTCCTTTCTCCCTACTCCGATAGAGCTCGTTTCCTGGCCCGCCTTCTGACTGATTCCTGGCTTGCGCGCCAACGGCTGGACCTTTACCAGCGAAATCTCCGTTTCGTCCGCCCTGAGATAGATGGGCATTATCTCCAAGAAGTAATGAAAATACCTCCAGGGCCTGTTTACCGCAAAATCCTCCTGGCCCTTAAAGATGCCAGGCTCGACGGCAAAGTCAGTTCTCTTGAAGAAGAAATAGCACTGGTGGAAAAAATCCTGGCCTCCTGA
- a CDS encoding TraR/DksA C4-type zinc finger protein yields the protein MSVDIEKVRQLLEKELEEAVKELEELEKKLEIKGDYGLGIGDPNIIQWELNLALRDRAAQKVKEVKRALDKLAKGCYGICEVCGKPIEEARLELLPYTTLCSRCAAHHRR from the coding sequence ATGTCTGTTGATATTGAAAAAGTTCGCCAGCTTCTGGAAAAAGAACTGGAAGAAGCGGTTAAAGAGCTGGAGGAACTGGAAAAGAAGCTGGAAATAAAGGGTGATTACGGCCTGGGTATTGGGGATCCCAACATAATCCAGTGGGAGCTCAACCTTGCTCTGAGGGATAGGGCCGCGCAGAAGGTAAAAGAAGTGAAAAGGGCCCTGGATAAGCTTGCCAAAGGCTGTTACGGGATCTGTGAGGTGTGTGGGAAACCCATAGAAGAGGCCAGGCTTGAGCTTTTGCCTTATACTACGCTGTGCAGTAGATGCGCAGCACATCACCGGAGATAG
- the grpE gene encoding nucleotide exchange factor GrpE — protein sequence MTEVAEEKGGENLEEKVKELEAKISELQNKVEEYLDQWRRTAADFANYRKRVEKEQAEQARYANANLIAKLLPILDDFERAFQTLPSHLTKLTWLDGIFLIHRKFHYILEQEGLKPIKTEGQFFDPFYHEAVAYEETDHYEDGQIIGEIQKGYLLHDRVLRPALVKVARKKPSPQVPEVEEKKVEEEGYAGEDSGD from the coding sequence ATGACCGAAGTGGCTGAAGAGAAGGGAGGCGAAAACCTGGAAGAAAAGGTCAAAGAGCTTGAAGCCAAAATCTCTGAGCTCCAGAACAAAGTGGAAGAGTATCTGGACCAGTGGCGGCGCACTGCTGCTGATTTTGCCAACTACCGGAAGCGAGTTGAAAAGGAGCAGGCAGAACAAGCCAGGTATGCTAACGCTAACCTTATCGCTAAACTTCTCCCGATTCTGGACGACTTTGAAAGAGCATTCCAGACCCTCCCTTCTCACCTCACAAAACTTACGTGGCTTGATGGTATATTCCTTATCCACCGCAAATTCCACTACATCCTGGAGCAAGAGGGCCTCAAGCCCATAAAGACCGAGGGCCAATTCTTTGACCCCTTCTACCACGAAGCCGTCGCATACGAAGAAACTGACCATTATGAAGACGGTCAAATTATCGGTGAAATTCAGAAAGGTTACTTGCTTCACGATAGGGTCCTGAGGCCGGCTCTGGTGAAAGTTGCCAGGAAAAAGCCCAGCCCTCAGGTCCCTGAAGTAGAAGAGAAAAAAGTGGAGGAGGAGGGCTATGCCGGAGAGGATTCTGGGGATTGA
- the rpsU gene encoding 30S ribosomal protein S21 produces the protein MSVVLRPGETQESLLKRFRKEVAEEGILSIVRKKRWYISKSEMKRIKLRKAIRKARRRMLRQLKREE, from the coding sequence ATGTCCGTTGTCCTTAGGCCAGGAGAAACTCAGGAAAGTCTTCTCAAGAGATTCCGGAAAGAAGTAGCGGAAGAAGGGATTCTCAGCATTGTCCGGAAAAAGAGGTGGTATATTTCCAAGAGCGAGATGAAGCGCATAAAGCTCCGCAAAGCCATCCGTAAAGCTCGTCGCCGCATGCTGCGGCAACTTAAACGGGAAGAGTAA
- a CDS encoding nitroreductase family protein, translating into MDFWEVIEKRHSVRDFLPEDIPEEDVKKILLAAIKAPSAGNRQPWHFYVVRDPQIKRGLARAALNQDFVAKAPVVIVVCAEPARSAARYGSRGSELYCLQDTAAATEHILLAATALGYGSCWVGAFNEAEAAAILNLPRGLRPVAIIPIGKPGREPSLRTPRRPLEEVCTFL; encoded by the coding sequence ATGGACTTCTGGGAAGTAATAGAAAAACGACACAGTGTCAGGGATTTTCTCCCCGAGGATATCCCCGAAGAGGATGTAAAGAAAATCCTGCTGGCAGCTATAAAAGCTCCCTCGGCTGGGAACAGGCAACCATGGCATTTTTACGTGGTCAGGGACCCGCAGATAAAGAGAGGGCTCGCCCGAGCAGCTCTGAATCAGGATTTTGTGGCTAAGGCCCCAGTGGTAATAGTAGTGTGCGCTGAACCTGCCCGCTCAGCCGCGAGGTACGGTAGCCGGGGCTCAGAGCTTTACTGCCTCCAGGATACAGCTGCAGCCACAGAGCACATCCTTCTGGCTGCTACAGCCCTTGGTTATGGGAGCTGCTGGGTTGGGGCTTTCAATGAAGCAGAAGCCGCCGCCATCCTCAATCTCCCCAGAGGTTTACGCCCCGTGGCCATAATACCCATAGGGAAACCGGGCCGTGAGCCTTCCCTCCGCACTCCCAGGCGCCCTCTGGAGGAGGTCTGCACTTTCCTGTAA
- a CDS encoding carbohydrate kinase family protein encodes MVNRGAVLAVGDINIDIIAPIPFYPHKGREGVTDRAEIHLGGSATNTAVVLARFGVKTYLLGRVGKDPFGDYALALLESAGVDTGLVQRDPELTTGIMFIVVTPDGERTIFGHRGANVNLSPLSLEGANLRELGWVHISGYSFLQEPQRSTAFKILKEAMERGISVSLDVGICAAFQAREDVEKALPGLRVLLMSQEEAHALTGEETPEKAIEYALRRGAKKVAIKMGGKGCLLGDESTIMAISSFPVRVVDTTGAGDAFNAGVILGELHRRDLEESGAMGNLLGALACTVTGAGERLPGPEEAKSFLRAYPSAGEAIFDWLMSL; translated from the coding sequence ATGGTAAACAGAGGCGCGGTCCTGGCCGTAGGAGATATAAACATTGACATAATCGCCCCCATCCCCTTTTACCCCCATAAAGGAAGAGAAGGGGTCACTGATAGGGCGGAAATTCACCTGGGAGGATCAGCCACCAATACTGCTGTGGTCTTAGCCCGTTTTGGGGTCAAAACCTACCTCTTAGGGCGAGTGGGGAAAGACCCTTTCGGAGATTACGCCCTCGCCCTTCTGGAAAGCGCTGGTGTTGATACGGGTCTGGTTCAGAGGGACCCGGAACTTACCACCGGAATAATGTTCATCGTCGTAACCCCTGATGGGGAAAGGACCATATTCGGCCATAGGGGGGCTAATGTCAACCTATCACCACTCTCCCTGGAAGGCGCAAACCTCAGGGAATTGGGCTGGGTCCATATCTCCGGTTACTCTTTCCTTCAGGAGCCGCAGCGTTCAACCGCCTTCAAAATCCTGAAGGAAGCTATGGAGCGGGGGATAAGCGTGAGCCTTGATGTGGGCATATGCGCGGCCTTCCAGGCTCGTGAGGATGTGGAAAAAGCCCTTCCCGGGCTCAGAGTCCTGCTTATGAGTCAGGAAGAAGCCCACGCCCTTACGGGTGAGGAGACCCCTGAAAAGGCTATAGAATATGCCTTAAGGCGCGGCGCAAAAAAAGTGGCCATTAAAATGGGAGGTAAAGGCTGCCTTTTGGGGGATGAGAGCACTATAATGGCCATCAGCTCTTTTCCCGTGAGGGTGGTGGATACAACAGGAGCAGGGGATGCTTTCAACGCTGGGGTAATCCTTGGAGAGCTCCACCGCAGGGACCTGGAGGAAAGTGGAGCCATGGGTAACCTTTTAGGGGCCCTGGCATGCACAGTAACAGGCGCCGGAGAACGCCTTCCCGGCCCGGAGGAAGCGAAGAGCTTTTTGAGGGCATATCCTTCTGCTGGCGAAGCAATCTTCGACTGGCTTATGAGCCTTTAA
- the dnaK gene encoding molecular chaperone DnaK: MPERILGIDLGTTNSVMAVMEGGEPVVIPNAEGDRLTPSVVAINPKTGERLVGKLAKRQAITNPENTIFSIKRLMGRKFNDPEVQKARRVLPYKIIEKPNGDAWVVMGDREYSPPEISAMILQKLKQDAEAYLGEKITKAVITVPAYFNDAQRQATKDAGRIAGLEVLRIINEPTASALAYGMDKKKEGLIAVYDLGGGTFDISILEIAEGVFQVRSTAGDTFLGGDDIDQLIINWICEEFKKEHGIDLRQDRMALQRLKEAAEKAKIELSTVMETEINLPFITADASGPKHLQMTLTRAKLEQLAHDLIQRTLGPVRQAIADAKITPADISEVILVGGQTRMPAVQRLVREFFGKEPHKGINPDEVVAIGAAIQAGVLAGEIRDILLLDVTPLTLSVETLGGIATPIIPRNTTIPVRKSQIFSTATDNQTQVEIHVVQGERPMAADNKTLGRFILDGIPPAPRGVPKIEVTFDIDADGILHVSAKDLATGREQKITITASSGLTEEEIQRMIKEAEHYAEQDRRKKELAEARNQADAVIYTAEKSLREFGARIPSDLKSRIEAKISEVRSAMQGTEIHTIRRLTQELGELLQQIGTTMYGQGPGGPTPPGEQGGGETVEGEYRQV, encoded by the coding sequence ATGCCGGAGAGGATTCTGGGGATTGATCTGGGAACCACTAACTCAGTGATGGCGGTAATGGAGGGAGGAGAGCCAGTTGTAATCCCTAATGCTGAAGGTGATAGGCTTACACCTTCAGTAGTAGCAATAAACCCCAAGACCGGAGAACGCCTGGTGGGCAAACTGGCCAAACGTCAGGCCATAACTAACCCCGAAAACACCATTTTCTCCATCAAGCGCCTGATGGGCCGGAAGTTCAATGACCCCGAAGTTCAGAAAGCCCGCCGGGTCCTCCCATATAAAATAATTGAAAAACCCAACGGCGATGCATGGGTGGTCATGGGTGACCGGGAATACTCACCCCCGGAGATTTCTGCTATGATACTTCAGAAGCTAAAGCAGGATGCCGAAGCTTACCTCGGGGAGAAAATAACCAAAGCGGTGATAACTGTCCCCGCTTACTTTAACGATGCGCAGCGTCAGGCCACCAAAGACGCTGGCAGAATTGCCGGCCTTGAAGTTTTGAGGATAATAAATGAACCCACAGCTTCAGCCCTGGCCTACGGGATGGATAAGAAGAAAGAAGGCCTGATCGCTGTCTACGATTTGGGTGGAGGCACTTTTGATATCTCTATCCTGGAAATAGCCGAAGGGGTATTTCAGGTAAGGTCCACAGCTGGAGATACCTTCCTGGGCGGAGACGATATAGACCAGCTCATAATTAACTGGATATGCGAGGAGTTTAAGAAAGAGCACGGTATCGATCTGCGCCAGGACCGCATGGCTCTTCAGCGCCTCAAGGAGGCTGCCGAAAAAGCCAAAATTGAGCTTTCTACCGTCATGGAAACGGAGATAAACCTCCCCTTCATAACCGCCGATGCTTCCGGTCCCAAACACCTCCAGATGACCCTTACCAGAGCCAAGCTGGAACAGCTGGCCCACGACCTCATCCAGAGGACCCTCGGCCCGGTAAGGCAGGCCATTGCCGATGCCAAAATTACTCCCGCTGATATCTCCGAAGTAATCCTGGTGGGCGGTCAAACCAGAATGCCAGCCGTCCAGCGCCTGGTGAGGGAATTTTTCGGCAAAGAACCCCACAAAGGAATAAACCCCGATGAGGTCGTAGCCATTGGGGCTGCCATTCAGGCAGGAGTCCTGGCCGGAGAAATTAGAGATATTCTGCTGCTGGATGTAACGCCGCTTACCCTGAGCGTGGAAACCCTGGGAGGCATTGCTACCCCCATAATACCTCGTAACACCACTATACCTGTCCGCAAAAGCCAAATTTTCTCAACCGCTACGGACAACCAGACGCAGGTGGAAATCCACGTAGTTCAGGGAGAGCGCCCTATGGCTGCGGACAACAAGACCCTTGGGCGTTTCATCCTGGATGGCATCCCCCCTGCCCCACGTGGGGTTCCCAAGATAGAAGTAACCTTTGATATTGACGCCGACGGCATCCTGCACGTTTCGGCTAAGGACCTGGCTACTGGTAGAGAGCAGAAGATAACCATCACAGCCAGCTCAGGCCTTACGGAAGAAGAAATTCAACGGATGATAAAAGAAGCCGAGCATTACGCCGAGCAGGACCGCCGTAAGAAAGAGCTGGCGGAAGCTCGCAACCAGGCTGACGCTGTAATCTACACTGCCGAAAAAAGCCTCCGGGAGTTTGGAGCCCGTATTCCCTCGGACCTAAAGAGCCGGATAGAGGCAAAGATAAGCGAAGTCCGCTCCGCAATGCAGGGAACGGAAATCCACACCATCCGCCGGTTAACCCAGGAGCTTGGTGAGCTCCTCCAGCAAATAGGGACAACCATGTACGGCCAGGGGCCTGGCGGGCCCACTCCTCCCGGAGAACAGGGCGGCGGTGAAACCGTAGAAGGGGAATACCGTCAAGTTTAG
- the hrcA gene encoding heat-inducible transcriptional repressor HrcA: MRKLSKRAELILSLVVREYISTAQPVGSQTLVQKYKLNISPATVRNEMALLEAEGYLTHPHTSAGRVPTEKGYRCFVEKLLETYPLSPSEKLTIQHQFYQVHMDVEQWGRLAASVLARFTNYPAVVTAPAPPRYRLKHIDLIPYRENAVLLVLVLSGGVIKQAWFPVPYYIGEPELIRTTEILEEFLYGLSAPEIEGIASRLEPFASKIALKVAEIMNALDQRIEEPIYCEGIEEITREPEFSSPVKFLKLVRFFKDESCLRSIMDEIRLANGVQIIIGGEGRWEELKDCSMVLARYGIREKASGVLGVLGPMRMAYERAISVVSYVANLMSEMVNTLF; the protein is encoded by the coding sequence ATGAGGAAGCTGAGCAAGAGAGCAGAGCTGATACTCTCCCTAGTGGTGAGAGAATATATAAGCACAGCCCAGCCGGTTGGTTCTCAGACCCTTGTCCAAAAATACAAGCTCAACATAAGCCCGGCCACTGTGCGGAACGAAATGGCTCTTCTGGAGGCCGAAGGGTACCTGACGCATCCTCATACCTCTGCTGGAAGAGTGCCAACCGAGAAGGGCTACCGCTGTTTTGTGGAAAAACTTCTGGAAACATATCCACTATCTCCCTCTGAAAAGCTTACCATTCAGCATCAGTTCTACCAAGTGCACATGGATGTAGAACAATGGGGCCGCCTGGCCGCTTCGGTTCTGGCCAGGTTCACCAATTACCCTGCTGTCGTCACTGCCCCTGCTCCCCCAAGATACCGCCTCAAACACATTGATTTAATCCCCTATCGTGAAAATGCCGTTCTCCTGGTCCTGGTTCTGAGCGGAGGAGTTATAAAGCAGGCCTGGTTTCCTGTGCCCTACTATATAGGAGAACCGGAATTGATCCGCACCACCGAAATCCTGGAGGAGTTTCTCTATGGACTTTCGGCTCCAGAAATTGAAGGAATTGCTTCAAGGTTAGAGCCCTTTGCCTCCAAAATAGCCCTCAAAGTCGCTGAAATTATGAACGCACTGGACCAGAGAATTGAGGAGCCAATATACTGTGAAGGCATTGAAGAAATCACCCGAGAACCGGAATTCTCTTCACCCGTCAAGTTCCTGAAACTGGTCCGTTTCTTCAAAGATGAATCCTGCCTTCGGTCCATTATGGATGAAATCCGATTGGCAAATGGGGTCCAAATCATCATCGGTGGAGAAGGTAGGTGGGAAGAATTGAAAGATTGCAGCATGGTCCTGGCCCGGTATGGAATCAGGGAGAAGGCCTCTGGGGTGCTGGGTGTCCTGGGCCCCATGAGGATGGCTTATGAAAGAGCTATCTCTGTCGTAAGCTATGTGGCTAATCTCATGAGCGAGATGGTCAATACACTCTTCTGA
- a CDS encoding peptidylprolyl isomerase gives MAKVWFFILTLALFLSACAPEPIPTPFPLPTPTPSPLPQDVVALVNDQPIFRKTLEKHLMLLQKAMEASGETPDPQTVEQMRYQILEGLIDQAIMEQAAAKLGIKVTAEELEEHVQRTIQEGGKEDFNRWLEESGLTLEEFREMTRMQLLSLKLFEAVVPPPPQTMEQVRARHILLTSEEEAERILKRIKNGEDFASLARQYSQDEFTRESGGDLGFFPRGLSGLPPELEQVAFSLAPGQVSGVVKSYYGYHIIQVLERDPTHPLSEEAKRLFREWKFKEWLEKERASARIQRFLK, from the coding sequence ATGGCAAAGGTCTGGTTTTTTATTTTAACCTTAGCCCTTTTCCTGAGCGCCTGCGCACCTGAGCCCATCCCTACTCCCTTTCCCCTCCCTACACCAACCCCCTCCCCACTTCCACAGGATGTAGTTGCCTTAGTTAATGATCAGCCCATATTTCGGAAAACTCTGGAAAAGCACCTTATGCTCCTGCAGAAAGCTATGGAGGCCTCCGGTGAAACGCCAGACCCTCAGACCGTGGAACAGATGCGCTATCAGATTCTGGAAGGGCTTATAGATCAGGCCATAATGGAACAGGCGGCGGCAAAATTGGGAATAAAAGTAACCGCTGAAGAGTTAGAGGAGCATGTTCAGAGAACTATTCAGGAGGGTGGAAAGGAAGATTTTAACCGATGGCTTGAAGAGAGCGGGCTTACTCTGGAAGAGTTCAGGGAAATGACCCGAATGCAACTGTTAAGCCTTAAACTCTTTGAGGCTGTTGTTCCACCACCTCCTCAAACTATGGAGCAGGTCCGTGCTCGCCATATCCTCCTGACCAGCGAGGAAGAGGCTGAAAGAATTCTGAAAAGGATTAAAAATGGTGAGGATTTTGCTTCCTTAGCCCGGCAGTATTCGCAGGACGAATTCACCAGAGAATCAGGAGGCGACCTGGGGTTCTTCCCCAGAGGGCTTTCTGGGCTTCCCCCCGAGTTGGAACAGGTGGCTTTCTCTCTAGCTCCCGGACAGGTAAGTGGAGTAGTAAAAAGCTACTACGGTTACCACATAATCCAGGTTCTGGAAAGAGATCCTACTCATCCGCTTTCCGAAGAAGCTAAAAGGCTTTTCAGGGAATGGAAATTCAAGGAATGGCTGGAAAAAGAGAGGGCCTCCGCACGTATCCAAAGGTTTTTAAAATGA